TTGCCCTGATCGTCTTCGGCCATCGCGTTGATCGTCAGGTCCCTGCGGATCAGGTCTTCTTCAAGCGTCACTTCGGGGCTGGCATGGAACACGAAGCCACCGTAACCCCTGCCGCTCTTGCGCTCCGTGCGGGCGAGGGCATATTCGTCGCCAGTCTTCGGGTCGAGGAATACCGGGAAATCAGCCCCTACAGGGCGAAACCCCCTGGCAAGCATTTCCTCGGCGGTGGCGCCCACCACGACCCGGTCGATATCGGTGACGGGAATGCCCAGCAGGCGATCGCGAACAGCGCCGCCGACTTTGTAGATTTGCATAAAAAACCTCCATTGAGCCGACAGGATAAACCTTTACGTCGGCCGTTCGGAGGCGAAAGCGCAGTTCAAAGATGAATAACGGCCAAGTCCAGGCGCCCATAGTCTCCTTCGGCTTGTTCGTTTCGTGGGGGGACATGGTGGGTTTTCATCACTTGATCGCCCTGCAAGGTTTCCAGATGAATGTCGAATCCCCAAAGACGATGCAGGTGCTTGAGTACCTCGTCAGTCGATTCACCCAAGGGTTTACGGTCGTGCTGCTGATGACGCAGCGTGAGGGACCGATCCCCGCGACGGTCGATGCTATAGATCTGCACGTTGGGCTCGCGGTTGCCCAGGTTGTATTGCGCCGCCAAGGTCTCTCGGATGGTGCGATAACCGCCCTCATCATGGATGGCGGGCACCAGCAGGTCGTCCTTCTGGTCATCGTCCAGGATGCTGAACAGCTTGAGATCCCGGATTACCTTGGGTGAAAGATACTGCAGGATGAAACTCTCGTCCTTGAAGCTGCTCATGGCGAACTTGATGGTAGACAGCCAATCCGAGCCGGCGATTTCCGGGAACCAGTGGCGATCCTCGTCGGTTGGGTTTTCGCACATGCGTCGGATATCGCGGTACATGGCAAAGCCCAGCGCGTAAGGATTGATACCGCTGTAATACGGACTGTCAAAGCCTGGCTGGAACACTACGCTGGTATGGGACGTGAGGAACTCCATCATGAAACCATCAGTGACCAGGCCCTCGTCGTAGAGGTCGTTCATCAATGTGTAGTGCCAGAACGTCGCCCATCCCTCGTTCATGACCTGGGTTTGGCGTTGCGGATAGAAATACTGGGCGATCTTGCGCACGATTCGCACGATTTCCCGCTGCCAGGGCTCCAGCAGCGGCGCGTGTTTTTCAATGAAATACAGGATGTTTTCCTGGGGCTCGGCCGGGAAGCGTGCGTTGTCTTTCTCGCTGTACTTGTCGGCGCCTTTGGGAATGGTCCGCCACAGATCATTGATCTGCTTTTGCAGATGCTCCTCGCGGTCCTTCTGGCGGCGGCGTTCTTCCTCGGCGGAAATCGGATATGGCCGCTTGTAGCGATCCACCCCGTAATTCATCAGGGCATGGCAGGAATCCAGCAGGTCTTCCACCGCATCGATCCCGTGGCGCTCTTCGCATTGCATGATGTACTGCTTGGCGAACACCAGGTAGTCGATGATCGAGCTGGCATCGGTCCAGGTGCGGAACAGGTAGTTGCCCTTGAAGAAGCTGTTGTGGCCATAGCACGCGTGAGCCACTACCAGCGCCTGCATGCAGATGGTGTTTTCCTCCATCAGGTACGCGATGCAAGGGTCGGAATTGATCACGATTTCGTAGGCCAGCCCCATCTGGCCGCGACTGTAGGATTTCTCTGTGCTGAGAAAATGCTTGCCGTAGGACCAGTGGTGGTAACCCAGCGGCATCCCGACGGATGCATAGGCGTCCATCATTTGCTCGGCGGTGATCACTTCGATCTGGTTTGGGTAGGTGTCCAATGCATAGCGGTCCGCGATACGGCTGATTTCGCGGTCGTAGGCCTGGATCAGCTCGAATGTCCACTCGGAGCCAGTGGAAATAGGCTGGCGCTTCTGCTCTTTTTTGGCGGTCATGTCACTAACCTGCGCTGGAAGAGTTCACGGAAGACCGGGTAGATATCCCCGGCCGAGACCAGTTGCTGCTGGGCAAACGTATCGGAAAAAGCTTCGGCGATGCGTTCGTATTCGTACCACAGGGCCTGATGTTCGCGTGGGGTAATTTCCACGTAGGTGTAGTACTGGACGAACGGCATGATCTGGTTGATGAGAATGTCCCGGCAGATGGGCGAGTCATCGTTCCAGTTGTCACCGTCGGACGCCTGGGCCGCGTAGATGTTCCACTCGTTGGCCGGGTAGCGTTCAGCCATGATTTCCTGCATCAGCTTCAAGGCGCTGGAAACGATGGTGCCGCCGGTTTCCCTGGAATAGAAGAATTCTTCTTCGTCGACTTCCCGGGCGCTGGTGTGATGGCGGATGAACACCACGTCGATCTTGTCGTAGTTCCGTTTCAGGAACAGGTACAACAAGATGAAGAACCGCTTGGCGATGTCCTTGGTGGCCTGGGTCATGGAACCGGACACGTCCATCAGGCAGAACATTACCGCCTTGGAGCTGGGATTCGGTTGCTTTACCAGCAGGTTGTATTTGAGGTCGAAGGTATCGAGGAACGGTACGCGATGGATGCGGGCGCTGAGTTTCTCGATTTCCGCTTCCAAGTCCTGAATGTCGCCGAAGTTGTCAGGTTCTTCTCTTTTAAGGCGAGCCAATTCTTCCTTGGCCTCGCGCAGTTTTGCCCGGCTGCTGCCCGACAGCGCGATGCGTCGGGCATGGGCCGAGCGAAGGGTGCGGATTATATTGATACGCGATGGATTGCCTTCGTTGCTGATACCGGCACGCACCGTCTTGAAGGTGTCGGTGCCGGTCAGGTTGCGCTTGACCAGGTTCGGCAGTTCCAGGTCCTCGAACATGAACTCTAGGAATTCCTCCTGGGTGATCTGGAACACGAACTCGTCCATGCCTTCGCCAGAGTTGCCGGCCTTGCCGGGCCCCTTGCCACCGCCTCCACCGGGTGGCCGAGGGATGTGCTCGCCACTGGTGAATTCCTTGTTTCCAGGATGCACGACAGTCTGCTTGCCACCGCGACCATGGTGAAGCACCGGCTCGTCGATGTCGCGACCGGGAATGCTGATTTGTTCGCCGTGTTCCATGTCCGTGATGGAGCGCCGGCTGACCGCCTCTTCGACGGCTTTCTTGATGTGGTCACGGTAGCGCCGCAGAAACCGCTGGCGGTTTACCGTGCTCTTGTTCTTGCCATTCAGGCGTCGGTCGATCACATAGCTCATAGGCCCCTCCGGGGGAGCTTCAAGTCGTAAGCTCCAAGCTGCAAGCGAAGCACCGTCGAGCCCACGGCTCAGGCGCTGTTCCTTGCAGCTTGTGGCGAGAAGCTTGCCGCTGCTTATTGCGATTTGCGGACCCGCAGGTACCACTCGGAGAGCAGCCGTACCTGTTTGTCGGTGTAGCCACGTTCGACCATGCGTGTAACGAAGTCGTTGTGTTTTTGCTGGTCCTCCTTGCTGGCCTTGGCATTGAAACTGATTACAGGCAGCAGGTCTTCGGTGTTGGAGAACATTTTCTTCTCGATGACCACCCGCAATTTCTCGTAGCTGAGCCACGTCGGGTTCTTGCCGTTGTTGTTGGCCCGGGCACGCAGCACGAAGTTGACGATCTCGTTGCGGAAATCTTTCGGATTGCTGATGCCGGCCGGTTTCTCGATTTTTTCCAGCTCCTCGTTGAGGGCCACGCGGTTGAGGATCTCGCCGGTTTCCGGATCGCGGTATTCCTGGTCCTGGATCCAGAAGTCCGCGTACAGCACATAACGGTCGAAAATGTTCTGACCGTATTCGCTGTAGGACTCCAGGTAGGCAGTCTGGATTTCCTTGCCGATGAACTCGATGTAGCGGGGCGCCAGGTACTCCTTGAGGAAACGCAGGTAGCGCTCGCGGGTTTCCGCCTGGAACTGTTCCTGCTCGATCTGCTGTTCGAGCACGTACAACAGGTGGACCGGGTTGGCGGCGATTTCATGGGGATCGAAGTTGAAGACCTTGGACAGGATCTTGAACGCAAAACGCGTCGACAGGCCATTCATCCCTTCGTCCACCCCGGCGTTGTCGCGGTACTCCTGGATCGACTTGGCCTTTGGATCGGTGTCCTTGAGGTTCTCGCCGTCGTACACCCGCATTTTCGAATAGATGTTGGAGTTTTCCGGCTCCTTGAGGCGCGACAATACGGTGAACTGGGCAAGCATTTTCAGCGTGTCGGGCGCGCAATGGGCCTTGGACAGCGAGCTGTTGAACAGCAGCTTGTCGTAGATCTTCACCTCATCGGAAACCCGCAGGCAGTACGGCACCTTGACGATGTAGATCCGATCGATGAAGGCCTCGTTGTTCTTGTTGTTGCGGAAGGTGTGCCATTCCGACTCGTTGGAGTGAGCCAGCAGGATGCCGGTGAACGGGATAGCCCCCAGGCCCTCGGTACTGTTGTAGTTGCCTTCCTGTGTGGCGGTGAGCAGTGGGTGCAGCACCTTGATAGGCGCCTTGAACATTTCGACGAATTCCATCAGGCCCTGGTTGGCCCTGCACAGCGCGCCGGAATAGCTATAGGCGTCGGCGTCGTTCTGCGGGAATTCCTCGAGCTTGCGAATATCGACTTTACCCACCAGGGCCGAAATGTCCTGGTTGTTTTCATCCCCGGGTTCGGTCTTGGCCACCGCGATCTGATTGAGGATCGACGGATAGAGCTTGACCACGCGGAACTGGCTGATGTCACCGCCGAATTCGGCCAGGCGCTTGGTGGCCCATGGCGACATGATGGTATTGAGGTAACGGCGAGGAATGCCGAAGTCTTCTTCGAGAATCTCGCCGTCCTCGGTGGCGTTGAACAGCCCCAGTGGGGATTCAAAGACTGGCGAGCCCTTGATGGCGTAAAAGGGCACCTTCTCGATCAGTTGCTTGAGTTTTTCGGCCAGGGACGATTTGCCGCCGCCCACGGGGCCGAGCAGGTAGAGGATTTGTTTCTTCTCCTCCAGGCCTTGGGCGGCATGGCGGAAATAGGACACGATCTGTTCGATGCATTCTTCCATCCCGTGGAAGTCAGCAAAGGCCGGGTAGCGGCGGATCACTTTGTTGGAAAAGATCCGCGAGAGCCTCGAGTTGGCCGAGGTATCCAGCAGTTCCGGTTCTCCGATGGCCAGCAACAAACGCTCCGCGGCCGATGCGTAGGCACTGCGGTCCTGCTTGCAGAGTTCGAGGTATTCCTGCAGCGAGCACTCCTCCTGCCGCGTGGACTCGAAACGTTGCTGGAAGTGGCTAAAAATACTCATGACGTCACCTCGCTCGATACGTGGAGCCGGTGTCGGATCAATCAGTCGATGCTGGACAGCCGCTGGGAACCCAGCTGCCGTTTACCCCCCAGAATGCTTTCAAGAATGTACGCTCCTGAAAGCTGACTCCCGATGACCCGCGCGCCGGTGTACCGGCTCTCCCCTGTTTTGGATGGCCTGAGGCTAAGGATAGTTCGGAATCGGAGAGGTAAAGGTTGAATACGTAATTAGTTGTGGCAGACCGTTCGTCTGCCATCGCCCAAGCCCACGGTTCATGCGGGCTTGGCCGGCATAAAAAATTATTCGTCGGTGCCTTGCGCTGTTTCGCCAGGATAAGTCGCGCGCCACAGCTCAAAACCGCCGTCCAGGCTGTAGACATCGCTGAAGCCCTGGCTGACCAGGTAACCCGCTGCGCTCTGGCTGGAGTTGCCGTGGTAGCAGACTACAACGGTAGGCGCATCCAGGTCGGCGGCACGGATGAAATCGGCGATGGAATGGTTGTCCAGGTGTTTCGACCCCGGGATATGGTTTGCGGCATAGGTCTGTGGGTCGCGTACGTCGACGACGATTGCGCCTTGCTCACGCAGGGCTTGGGCCTGCTCGGGAGGAATACGTTTGAATTCGGTCATGAAAAAACTCCTGTGGCCTGAAGCGCGGCGCCGATCAAACGGCGGTGCCGGCCGGCAATGATGCAATGGTCGGTTGTTGAGGTTTGGCGTGGCCGTCTTCGGCGCAATCGCAGCGCAGCAACTCGCCGCTGTCGACATTCATCAGCGTCATCGCGCTGCCCCAGACGCAGCCGGTATCGAGGGCGAAGACGCCAGGCTCGTCGCTTTGACCCTCAAGCGCAGCCCAATGTCCAAAGATAATCTTCAGGTTCCGGGTCTTGCGTTCCTTGTGCTTGAACCACGGCGCGTAGCCGGGCGGCGCGGTTTCGATGCCTTCCTTGCCCTTGAGATCAAGCTTTCCGTCGCGGGTGCAGAAGCGCATGCGGGTGAAGTAATTGGTGATGACACGAAGGCGCGCCGCGCCGGTAAGATCATTGTCCCACTTGACTGGCTCATTGCCGTACATGCCGTCCAGATATGGGCCGAACAGGTTGTCGTCACGCAACGCCTGCTCGACCTCGCTGGCGCATTTCAATGCCTTGCGCAGTGACCACTGGGGCGGGATGCCGGCATGGACCAGCGCCAGATTGCGCGCCTCGTCATAGTGCATGAGCTTTTGCTGGCGCAACCATTCGAGCAACTCGATGCAGTCCGGGGCATCGAGGATTTCGCTCAATGTGTCGGACTTTTTCAAGCGCTCGATATTCCGCCAGACGGCCAGCAGGTGCAGGTCATGATTGCCCAGCACGCACACCAGCGACTGACGGATGCCATAGAGGAAACGAAGGGTTTCGAGCGACTGCGGGCCCCGATTGACCAAGTCGCCCACCAGCCAGAGCGTGTCTTTTTGGGGATCGAACGCGACCCGTTCGAGCAAGCACTTGAGCGGGTCGAGGCAGCCTTGCAGGTCACCGACCGCATACGTCGCCATCAGTGCAAGGCTCCGGGCACCGCCAGGCGAAAGGGCTTGATGATGGCGTCGAAGCGTTTACCGTCTTCGGCCAACATCTGGTAGGTGCCCTGCATCGTACCGACCTGGGTGGTCATCACGGTGCCGCTGCTGTAGCTGTGGCTCTGGCCCGCGTCGATCAGCGGCTGCTGGCCAACCACGCCGTCGCCACGGACCTCCTCGACATGGCCGTCGCCGTCGGTAATAACCCAATGGCGCGAGAGCAATCTGGCCGGTAGCGAGCCGTTGTTGCACACGGTGATGGTGTAGGCGAAGGCGAAACGGTTGTGCTCGGGTTGCGACTGTTCTGCCAGAAAGCGGGTGGCGACGCTGACGTCGACCTTATAACGAGGATCGGACATGCAAAAAGGCCTTAGAAGCGGGACGCGGGCGTAACTGAAGAGGTCAGTCTAGGCCAAGTATCGGGTAGTAGACCAGACCGGCGTACTGCCCGATAGCGTCTTGGCTCGTCAGCTGGCGTCGGCCTTGGGCGCCACCTGTTCACTGAGCGTGTCGGCCAGGCGTACGAACGCCGCCAGGTCCAGTTGCTCGGGGCGCAAGCTGCCGTCGACGCCGGAGGCTTCGATCTCGGCGCTGCTGAGCAACAGCTTCAAGGTGTTACGCAAGGTTTTGCGACGCTGATTGAAGGCTTCGCGCACAACGCGCTCCAGCAGGCGATGGTCCTTGGCTGGGTGCGGCAGGACTGCATGGGGCACCAGGCGGACGATGGCGGAGTCGACTTTCGGCGGTGGGTTGAACGCGCCGGGGCCTACGTTGAACAGATGATCGACCCGGCAATGGTACTGGACCATGATCGACAAACGACCCCAATCGCCCCCGCCAGGACCGGCGGCGAGTCGCTCGACCACTTCTTTTTGCAGCATGAAGTGCATGTCGCGAATCAGGCCGGCATTGTTCAGCAGGTGGAAAATCAGCGGTGTAGAGATGTTGTACGGCAGGTTGCCGACGACTCGAAGGCTGCCCGGCGCTGCATTCAGGCTGTTGAAGTCAAACTTCAGCGCGTCGCCCTGATGCAGGTTGAAATTGCTCTTGCCGGCGAATTGCTGGTTGAGGATCGGGACCAGGTCCTTGTCCAGTTCAACCACGTCCAGTTGCGCGCCGCTGTCGAGCAAGCCTTCGGTCAGTGCGCCCTGGCCCGGCCCGATCTCGAGCAAACGATCATCGGGCTTGGCGTTGATGGAGCGCAGGATCCGGTCGATCACACCCGCGTCATGCAGGAAGTTCTGGCCGAAGCGCTTGCGTGCGCGGTGTTGGTATTGCTCGGTCATAAATGGGTCTCGGCCATCTGGTAGGCGGTTTCCAGCGCGACTTGCAGGCTGCCGGTGTCGATCTTGCCGCTGCCGGCCAAGTCCAGGGCTGTGCCGTGATCTACGGATGTGCGGATGATCGGCAGGCCCAGGGTCACGTTGACCGCTGCGCCGAAGCCTTTGTACTTCAGCACGGGCAGGCCCTGGTCGTGGTACATCGCCAGCACTGCGTCGCAGTGCTCCAGGTATTTGGGAGTAAACAGAGTGTCGGCAGGCAGCGGGCCACGCAGGTCCATGCCCTCGCTGCGCAAGCGCTCCAATGTAGGTTCGATGATGTCGATTTCTTCACGGCCCAGGTGTCCGCCTTCGCCGGCATGGGGGTTCAGTCCGCACACCAGGATGCGAGGCCGGGCGATGCCGAATTTTTCCTTGAGGTCGGCGTGCAATATCCGCGTGACCCTTTCCAGGCGTTGCGGCGTGATTGCATCGGCGATGTCCCGAAGGGGCAGGTGAGTGGTGACCAGGGCCACGCGAAGGCCTCGGGTGGCAAGCATCATCACGACTTGCGAGGTGTGGGTCAGGTCGGCCAGGAACTCCGTGTGCCCGGAGAAGTGGATGCCCGACTCATTGATTACCCCTTTGTGCACCGGCGCGGTGATCATGCCGGCGAATGCCCCATCCAGGCAGCCTTGGCCGGCGCGGGTCAGGGTTTCGAGGACGAACGCCGCGTTGGCAATGTCCAGTTGTCCGGCGGTGACCGGGGCGCCCAAGGGCGTATCCCAGACATATAAGCTGCCGGCAGGCGCCGGGGCATCCGGCCAGGCGTCTGGCGCCACCGATAAAAGGTTTATGGCCACGCCCAGCTGCGCGGCCCGCTCAAGGAGCAGGTCGCGGCTGGTGATGGCGATCAGGGGGTGCGGCTGGGCTTGCGAGGCGAGCAGCAGGCACAGGTCGGGACCGATGCCGGCGGGCTCGCCGGGGGTCAGCGCGAAACGCTTGGGTTTCACTGCGCTGCCTGGTCTGCACCAGGGAGTTTGATCTCAACGTAGGCTTCGTCGCGAATCTGACGCAGCCAGGTTTGCAGCTCTTCGTCGTACTTGCGGTTACGCAATACCGTCATCGCCTGCTGCTCACGTGCCTGGGTGGTGCTGTCGGTGGCGCGGCGGCCAAGGACTTCCAGTACGTGCCAGCCATAAGGGCTCTTGAACGGCTTGGACAGCTGGCCCTGCGGTGTCTCGGCCATGACCTGGCGGAACTCGGGAACCAGCGCGTTCGGGTCGACCCAGTTCAGGTCGCCGCCGTTCAGGGCTGATCCGGGATCTTCCGAGAAACTCTTCGCCAGTTCCGCGAAGTCTTCGCCCGAGGTGATGCGCTCGTACAGCTTTTCAGCCAGACGTTGGGTCTCGGCTTCGCTGCGGATTTCGCTGGGTTTGATCAGGATATGGCGAACATGCACTTCGTCACGCACCTGGGTACCGCCACCGCGTTTTTCCAACAGTTTCAGAATGATGAAACCGCCAGGGGTGCGGGCCGGCTGGGTAATGTCGCCCACGGCCATGGTGCTGAGCTCACGGTCAAACGGAGGTGGCAACTGGGCGGCCTTGCGCCAGCCCATGTCGCCGCCTTCCAAGGCGTTCTCACTGGCCGAGCGGGCTACCGCCATCTGGCCAAAGTCAGCGCCTTGCTTGAGCTGCTGGTAAACGTCCATCGCCTGGCGGTAAGCACTCTGAATTGCTTCGGAGTTGGCGCTTTCCGGCGTAGGAATCAGGATATTTGCCAGGTGTAGTTCCTCGGACAGCTGCATCTTGCCGAGGTCGGAAGCCAGGAAGTTCTTCACTTCCTGCTCGGACACCTGGATGCGTTCTGCCACGCGGCGCTGACGTACCCGGCTGATGATCATCTCGCGACGGATCTGGTCGCGGGCATCGTCAAAAGACAGGCCGTCGCGGGCCAGGGCGGCGCGGAACTGGTCGATGGTCATATTGTTGCGCTGGGCAATGGTGCCAACGGCCTGGTTCAGTTCTTCATCGGTGATGCGGATGCCGGAGCGTTCGCCAATCTGCAGTTGCAGGTTTTCGACGATCAGACGCTCGAGCACCTGCTGGTCCAGCACGCCGGGTGGTGGCAAGCCGCCGCCACGTTTGGCGATGGTTTGCTGCACTTCATGGACCCGCTGGTCCAGCTGGCTCTGCATGACCACGTCGTTGTCGACGATGGCCACTACCTTGTCGATGGACTGTACCGCGGCGTTTGCCGCGGTACCCAGGAACAACGCGCCCAGCATCAGCGGGCGCAGACAATCAGAAAGCTTGATCTTCACGTTCACGATAACCTTGGATGCCTTTGTCGAGGAAGCTCTCTACCTTGGCGCCGGTCAGGCCGCCGAGTCCCTTCAGAACAATTTGTAGGAAGATGCCGTGGTCGCCTTTTTCGTTTTCCGGGGCGGCTTGACTGAACTCTTCATAGTCGACCCAGTAACGGTTGATCAGGCGCAGTTTCCAGCAGCAGTTGTCGTATTCGAAACCACCGAAGGCTTCCAGGGTACGGTTGCGGTTGTAGTCATACTGCCAGCGGCTGATTGCGTTCCACTGCGGCACGATCGGCCAGATGACCGAGAAATCGTGCTGCTTGATCTTGTAGTAGTCCTTCACGTAGCCAGGCGTGCCCGGCGTACCGTAGTCGCCGCCGCCCACTTGCCATTGACCCGTGGCCTCGTCGTAGCGGACCTGGTCGTTGCGATAGCGGTAACCGGCGTTGATGACCTTGTTCGGGTTGTCCTCAGGCTGGTAGTGGAACATCGCGCTGCCCGAGCGAGGGCTGTGGGTGTCCGGGTCCCAGTTGTAGGAAGCCGTGGTGCGCCAATCGCGGTTCCAGCGGAATTCGTATTCCAACGCGTACGGGGAAACGTCCGACTTGGCGTCTTCACGTGTCTTGAAGTCGATACCCGGCAGTTGGACTTCGCGGTCCTTGAAATAAAGGGCCTGGCCGACGCTGATGCGCTGGCGCTCGAAGCCGTTTTCTTCGATCCAGCGGCTGGTCACGCCCAGGGACAGCTTGTTCTCGTCGCCGACACGGTCGGAGCCGGTGAAGCGGTTGTCCCGGAACAGCGAGGAATAGCTGAAGGTCGATTCGCTGGTATCGAACACCGGAATATCGCTCTGGTCCTTCTCTGGTACGTAGAGGTAGAACAGGCGAGGTTCCAGGGTCTGGCGGTAGTTGCTGCCGAACCATTGGGTATCGCGGTCGAAATACAGGCCGCTGTCGATGCTGGCGATCGGAACACCACGGCTCTGGCTACTGCTGTAGGTGCCGCGCAGGCGGTCAGCTTCGGCGCTCTGCGAAGCAACCTGTGCTTGGCCTCTGCTATCCAAGTCCAGGTCATATTGGGTGTACTGGTACTTGAGCGACGGTTTGATATAGCCATAGCTTGCCGTCATCGGCAGGCTGACTACAGGTGCCAGGTTCAGGCGGTCGCCATTAGCCCTGGCCAAACCGCGGATGTTGTTGTCAAGGAACGGATCAGTATTACCGTCTTCGTCGGTGTAGTCACCGGTCCGCAAATCACGATCAAACCGCACCAGTTCAGTCTTGTAAGCGAAGTCCAGGCCATACGGGTGGTCGGGCAGCGAGCCGTTGAAGGTAATCTGAGGCAGGCGGTTATATGGCGTGATCTTCGAAATCGTCGCCATCTGGTAAGCCTGGGCATTCAGCCGCGCGGTGTAGTTGTCGCCGCGATAGCTGACCACACCCTGCTGATTCACATAGTCCTTGGACTCGACGCCAATCTGATCGGTCTGCAGATCCTGGAAGTAATACGGATCGCTGATCTTGGTGTAGTCGACTTCCGTCAGCACGCGCGAATCCAAGCCGCCCTTGTGCTGCCAGTTGTACATATAGCGGGTCTTGCTGTAGTCGGACTGCTTGGCGCGTTCGTCTTCTTCGTCGTTGAGGTACGCGGCGCCGAACTGACCTTCGCTGGTCGGAGTCAGGTAACGGAATTCGCCTTCCATCAACAGGCCGCGCTTGCTCATGTAGCGCGGGTACAACGTGGCGTCGTAGTTCGGTGCCAGGTTGAAGTAGTACGGAGTGACCAGCAGGAAGCCGGTATCGCTGCCGCTGCCGATGGTCGGCGGCAGGAAGCCGGACTGACGGCGGTCGTCGATCGGGAAGTAGATGTAAGGCGTATACAGGACCGGAATGTCCTTGACTCGCAGCGTCACGTTGGTCGCGGTGCCGAAACCGGTGGCCGGGTTCAAGGTGATGTTGTTGCCCTTGAGCGACCACGCGTTGCTGCCCGGTTCGCACGTGGTGTACGTACCGTCCTTGAGACGGATGATCGCGTTTTCGGCGCGGCGCGCATAAAGGGCGTTACCACGGATACGCGACTTGTGCATCACGTACTCGGCGTTGTCGACCTTGGCTTCGCCAGTGTCCAACTGCACATCGGCGTGATCGCCGACAATCAGCGCACCGTTGTCACGCACGCGCACGTTGCCGTTCAGCTCGCCGCGGTTCTCGGCCTGGTACAGGCTGGCCTCGTCGGCCTCGACCTGCATGCTGCCCTGGCGCATGACGACGTCACCGGCGAGGGTTGCCACCTGCTGTTCCTGCTCATAGCGCGAAGCCTTGGCGCCCAGGAACGTCGGGGCGTCGCTTTTGGCCGTCTTGTCGTTCATGCCGGGGCGCGTCGGTTCGATATACGCGCCGGCGCAGTAAGGGCCGGTTTCAGCCAGTTGCGCAGGCGTGAGGTTTTCGCGCGGAACCCAGTCCAGGTGACTGTAGTCTGCACTGCGCGACTTCAGGCCTCGGCCCTTGGCTTCGGTGACGAGCATCGGTTTTTCGCCGGCTTCTTCACTTGAACCGCTCTCGGCCGGGGCGCTGCCGCTGTCGGCGACCGCGCTGCCTTCATGCACGGGACGCGGCGGCAATGCGGCGGCCGGAGTCTTGGGTGAACAGTCCCAGGCACCCGAAGCGGAGACGGAGCAGTCATACTGCTGCGCCGCGACGACGAATGAAGAGGCCAGGGGTTGCAGGGCCAGCAGACTGCCGGTGACCAGCAACGGAAATTTTTTACGAAACGCGGGGGATTTCAATGCCATCTTATTAGTCCGGGCTTCCTGCGTGCCATCTGCCCGCGGTGTGGGCCGCACGCCTCTCGATGGTCTGAAAAAGATGCTGGATAATAAAGCATGACCCGCTTGACGGCTAGCGCCGTCGGAGACCCTTGTAATGCCCGACCAAGATGTACGCTTGCAACACCTGAAAGTTTGGCTCGATGAACAGCTGCCGATCCTTTTCAATCAACAGGGCTGGGGCGCCGTACCCCCGGCCACGTTGACCGCCGCCAGTAGTGACGCGAGTTTCCGGCGGTATTTCCGCTGGGAAGGCGAGGGGCGCAGTTTGATCGTCATGGATGCGCCACCGCCCCAGGAAAACTGCAAACCCTTCGTGGATATCGCTTTTTTGCTGGCAAAATCCGGCATCAACGTGCCAAAAATTTATGCCGAGGACTTTGAGCGCGGTTTTCTTTTGCTCAATGACTTGGGCAACCAGACCTATCTGGATGTAATCAGCGACGAAAATGCCGACGATTTATTCCGTGATGCCCTGCAAGCCTTGCTGGCTTTTCAGCAACTGCCGAAGGTGGCCCCGTTGCCCAGCTATGACGTTGCGTTGCTGCGTCGCGAGCTGGAACTGTTCCCTGAGTGGTACGTCAAGCGCGAGCTGGGCATCGAGTTCGATGGAGCCCAGCAACAGCTTTGGCAACAGGCCAG
The Pseudomonas marvdashtae genome window above contains:
- a CDS encoding SpoVR family protein, whose amino-acid sequence is MTAKKEQKRQPISTGSEWTFELIQAYDREISRIADRYALDTYPNQIEVITAEQMMDAYASVGMPLGYHHWSYGKHFLSTEKSYSRGQMGLAYEIVINSDPCIAYLMEENTICMQALVVAHACYGHNSFFKGNYLFRTWTDASSIIDYLVFAKQYIMQCEERHGIDAVEDLLDSCHALMNYGVDRYKRPYPISAEEERRRQKDREEHLQKQINDLWRTIPKGADKYSEKDNARFPAEPQENILYFIEKHAPLLEPWQREIVRIVRKIAQYFYPQRQTQVMNEGWATFWHYTLMNDLYDEGLVTDGFMMEFLTSHTSVVFQPGFDSPYYSGINPYALGFAMYRDIRRMCENPTDEDRHWFPEIAGSDWLSTIKFAMSSFKDESFILQYLSPKVIRDLKLFSILDDDQKDDLLVPAIHDEGGYRTIRETLAAQYNLGNREPNVQIYSIDRRGDRSLTLRHQQHDRKPLGESTDEVLKHLHRLWGFDIHLETLQGDQVMKTHHVPPRNEQAEGDYGRLDLAVIHL
- a CDS encoding YeaH/YhbH family protein; the protein is MSYVIDRRLNGKNKSTVNRQRFLRRYRDHIKKAVEEAVSRRSITDMEHGEQISIPGRDIDEPVLHHGRGGKQTVVHPGNKEFTSGEHIPRPPGGGGGKGPGKAGNSGEGMDEFVFQITQEEFLEFMFEDLELPNLVKRNLTGTDTFKTVRAGISNEGNPSRINIIRTLRSAHARRIALSGSSRAKLREAKEELARLKREEPDNFGDIQDLEAEIEKLSARIHRVPFLDTFDLKYNLLVKQPNPSSKAVMFCLMDVSGSMTQATKDIAKRFFILLYLFLKRNYDKIDVVFIRHHTSAREVDEEEFFYSRETGGTIVSSALKLMQEIMAERYPANEWNIYAAQASDGDNWNDDSPICRDILINQIMPFVQYYTYVEITPREHQALWYEYERIAEAFSDTFAQQQLVSAGDIYPVFRELFQRRLVT
- a CDS encoding PrkA family serine protein kinase codes for the protein MSIFSHFQQRFESTRQEECSLQEYLELCKQDRSAYASAAERLLLAIGEPELLDTSANSRLSRIFSNKVIRRYPAFADFHGMEECIEQIVSYFRHAAQGLEEKKQILYLLGPVGGGKSSLAEKLKQLIEKVPFYAIKGSPVFESPLGLFNATEDGEILEEDFGIPRRYLNTIMSPWATKRLAEFGGDISQFRVVKLYPSILNQIAVAKTEPGDENNQDISALVGKVDIRKLEEFPQNDADAYSYSGALCRANQGLMEFVEMFKAPIKVLHPLLTATQEGNYNSTEGLGAIPFTGILLAHSNESEWHTFRNNKNNEAFIDRIYIVKVPYCLRVSDEVKIYDKLLFNSSLSKAHCAPDTLKMLAQFTVLSRLKEPENSNIYSKMRVYDGENLKDTDPKAKSIQEYRDNAGVDEGMNGLSTRFAFKILSKVFNFDPHEIAANPVHLLYVLEQQIEQEQFQAETRERYLRFLKEYLAPRYIEFIGKEIQTAYLESYSEYGQNIFDRYVLYADFWIQDQEYRDPETGEILNRVALNEELEKIEKPAGISNPKDFRNEIVNFVLRARANNNGKNPTWLSYEKLRVVIEKKMFSNTEDLLPVISFNAKASKEDQQKHNDFVTRMVERGYTDKQVRLLSEWYLRVRKSQ
- the glpE gene encoding thiosulfate sulfurtransferase GlpE; amino-acid sequence: MTEFKRIPPEQAQALREQGAIVVDVRDPQTYAANHIPGSKHLDNHSIADFIRAADLDAPTVVVCYHGNSSQSAAGYLVSQGFSDVYSLDGGFELWRATYPGETAQGTDE
- a CDS encoding symmetrical bis(5'-nucleosyl)-tetraphosphatase; the protein is MATYAVGDLQGCLDPLKCLLERVAFDPQKDTLWLVGDLVNRGPQSLETLRFLYGIRQSLVCVLGNHDLHLLAVWRNIERLKKSDTLSEILDAPDCIELLEWLRQQKLMHYDEARNLALVHAGIPPQWSLRKALKCASEVEQALRDDNLFGPYLDGMYGNEPVKWDNDLTGAARLRVITNYFTRMRFCTRDGKLDLKGKEGIETAPPGYAPWFKHKERKTRNLKIIFGHWAALEGQSDEPGVFALDTGCVWGSAMTLMNVDSGELLRCDCAEDGHAKPQQPTIASLPAGTAV